The segment TCTAAATTTGATAAAGGTAAAGGTTTATTCATAATTCGGAAGTTTATTAACTAAATAAACCAAGCATGAAATCCACTACTTAGTTCGGCTTAGTCCGTTATTTAAAACaggcttaattttttaaactaggcTTAAATTTTAAGGGTAGAAGTTTTTTAGGTTAGGCTTAAGTTTTCTCAAActaaattaaaggtttttacGCAGGGCTAAAGCTTTTTATGGACAAGTTTTTATAAGGTTTAAAGGTGAGGTCAGAGCTGAATGCCTAGCTTAATAAACATAAgcataactttaaaaaaatttcggCTCAGCTTAAAGAAATTAGGCCTAGCTTGAAAACTTGGTGAAACGTATGAGGAAACTTAActcaagcctaaaaaaataagccagagtttaaaaaacttaggccgGATTTAGTTTGTGAATTTCATCTCTAGACAGAGTTTATTTGCAGTCAAATCTTTTTGAAAACTCCATACATTGAAGATGATCACAACAAGCATTTAAATCTATATCTTAAGAGactttggaagaaaataaattaaggaaaaaaatgtgaatgaaacaAGCTTTCAAGCTGATTTGCTCAAATTGTCAGaagcttattttttgtaagacAAAAAAGCACCTCTTCTAGTCTCTCTAATGCACAAAGGCATTTTGTTTGtgactatatattttttacccaataagcattttccaacatttgTGGTGAACAACATGTACGAAGCGAAAACATGAAAAACTGCTGTTTTCTTATGTTCATTTTGATGTTTCAATTGataaaggtattgaaataaaaaaagaagagcaaGTATAACACGACAGAAAAGTCTTGTTTTGTACGTGGAAacttatttgaaatttattattgctttTGCTTTTAAAGGAATcttcttttagatttttattgcagaaaatGACGAAAGGgaacatttttatatgttttgtCTGAGTGCTTCAAAAGCTGGGCGGTGTCTACAACCTTGTGAGTCTAACGAGAACTTTCCCTACAATTgttctaaatgattttattccttattcaattttttttatctaactgataagtctttaaaaacGTCTTGGAGCTTCAAGAAACCaattataaattctaaaattgtaaaaaaaaattaaatgagcaagaacaaattcttgaaaaaatgtCTCAACATTGCTTCAAGGGAAAGTTCGTGATTCTTGAAATTCAATAACAGACTTAAATAGTTTCTAAACTTTAATGTAAAACatatatcaattttaaaaggctttaaaaagatttaaaaaaaatcttttaaaataaaagctttcatGTTTGGTATCTCTTTCTCCTCGCTTCGATGCGAATTTATGTATTTCAACAAAGTTGCATGAGTTGCTTACTTTTATGACTTTGACTTAATTGTTTTTGGACATCAAACTGCGACATACATTGTAAGTCATCCAACCaagcattaaaatgattttaaatatataacatTAATTTCCGTCGAGATTATTGCGTGTCGAAATAATTAATAGCCGAATTGTTTTGAGTTATTTATACATTTGTGACATAAATATTCCATTTGGATGAATTTCTCAGCAATTTCACGGTTACTTATCATCAATAAATGTTATGTATTGAATAACTACACTGCGAAATACTTACACCTGAGTTATGTAGAAGACGTTAcaaccataaaaaatatttcatttcaaagaaaaaaactttaatttttcaattatttattttattctttattttgatcaagAATTGAATCTTTCTGGAATACTTCCGAGACAGCAAATCCcgaaatcacaaaaaaataaattataaatatttaattttcggTGACCTTGGCCATCGTGGAGGTCATCAATAAATAAAGGCACGTCATTTAATCTCTCGTTGAGCTGCTAATGGCATTTCTCGATGAAAATGAGCACAGGAGCTGCGACCTTACAACATCTACTATAATATTACTCTTGTTTTGCGATGATCCTAACTATTTTCGATTTATTATCCCacctaaaaaatttatattattctttGACTCTCCTTTTACACaacataaaatcattaattttgattttacattGCTCTTGCGAAGGGTCAAAAAgtgaaaatcgtttttttttaagtgtgaTAAAGCCTATGAGAAAAGTCTATGAGCTAAGCGCTTAAAAAATAGCGGAATTAGGGATTTTCAGGGGCCTCTGGGGATTGTGTGAGATCTTCGGCGGGTTTGGCCTCCTCAGCGGGTTGCGACTCCTGAGCAGGTTGCTTTTCTTCAGCAGGTTGGGACTCTTCGGCAGGTTTTTCCTCCTCAGCAGGTTTTAGCTCTTCGGCTGGTTTAGCTTCATCAGCAGGCTGGGGTTGGTCTTCATTTGTATTATCCTTGAGAACCTTTTCGGGGGCTTGAGCTTGTTGATTGCCCGAAATGAAATTCGTAATGCCCTGGAATGGTCTCTGGACGGCAGTGATGACATTAGCAAAGGCAGCCCCGATGGGATTTTGATTTCCCTGCTGAGCTGGAGCATCATCACTCTGTGGTTGAGATGCTGCAGCTGGTCGGTTGGGATTGATGAAGTTCTGGAATTGTTCAATGAGATTTGGGCGCTGTGTGGAGGGTGTACCATCATCAACGGCATCTTGTGGTCGTTGAGCTTGATTGCCTGGCCCACGGATTGCTTGAGCGATGGGGTTGTTGTTTATGAGGTTCTCAAAAGAGCTCTGAAATGACTGAATGAACCCTGGACGTTGAGTTGAAGGGGTGGGTTTGTCGGCATCAGCGGGAATCTCATTCTGTCTTGGGGACTCTTCAGGTTCCGCAGGATTTTCCTGTGGCTTCTCCTCGGGAGTTTCAGCGGGTTTTTCTTGAGGTTGTTCCTCTGGCTGAGGATTCTCCTTTGGTTCCTCGGGTTTCATTTCTGGTTCCTCACGAATTGGTTCATCGCGACCCATTTCTTTTGGTTCCTCAGCCTTCTCCTCGGCTGGTTTTTCCTCAAGCTTTTCCTCAGGTTTTTCCTCgggtttttcttctaatttttcctcttccttCTCATCTGCTTTCTCCTCTCTAATTGGTTCCTCACGTCCCATTTCCTTTGGTTCCTCAATTGGCAATTGCTCTGGCTTTTGTTCTGGTTCCTCCTGTGGCCTCTCTTCGGGTTTCTCTTCCATATTTTCTAGTGGTTTCTCTTCCATTTTCTCCTCTTCCATCATCATTTCCGGGCGGGATTCTTCCATTTTTTCAGGTAATTTTTCCTCCATATTCTTAGGCATTTCCATCTCTTGAGGCTTCAGTTCATTCTCAGCTATATCATCAGGTCGCCTATCATCACGCATTTGCTCCTTAATTTCCATAGGTTTTTCCTCAAAACGTTCTGGTattttttcaagcttttccTCCTCTTTTGGCATTTCCATAGGCTTTTCTTCGGGCATTGCTTCGGGTTTTGGTGCTTCCTCTAGAGGCATTTCTGGTTCGGATTCCTTAAGCTCCTCCTTGGGCATCTCAGATTCCAATTCCCTGAGTTCTTCTTTCGGCATCTCAGGTTCGGGTTCCTTAAGTTCCTCCTTGGGCATTTCTGGTTCAGGTTCCTTCATTTCCTCTTTGGGCATTTCACGTTCAGGTTCTCTAAGCTCTTCCTTGGGCATCTCAATAGGAATTTCTTCCTTGGGCATCTCAATAATAATTTCCTCCCTGGGCATCTCAAGGGGAATTTCTTCCTTGGGCATCTCCGGGGCAGGTTCCCTCATTTCCTCCTCCATTGGCATCTCCGGGGCTGGTTCTCTCATTTCTTCCTCCATTGGCATTTCTGGCCTCTGGGGTTCCTCAAGAGGTATACTTTTCACTGAGTTCACAACTTCAATCTCCTCAACAGCCACAGCGGGCTCTCTGATAATTTCCGCCACAATTGCTGGTACCACTTCAGATTTCACAAGCATCTCCTCTGACGGGAGGATCTCTTCGGCAATGATTTCCTTGGCACCCTCTTCCAACACAACAGGAATCTCCTCCTTTCTCGGCGCCTCCGCAATGACCTCCACAATTTTGGGAGCATCATCGAGTATCACTGGCTTCACATCTTCCTCTCTAATCACTTGTTCCACTCCCGCATCCACTTCTCGGGCATTCCGAAAAATTGTGGCCCCATTCACAACACCCGAGAGTGCGAGGAGTGCAACAACACCAAGAACTCGCATCATCCAAATacaattaaaacaaaactCGATCAAATGAAGATGATTCAGCAAGGCAAGACGCGAGACGCGATCGCGGCAACTTGTGGGCTCAGACTAAATTACCCAAAAGGCACCCAAGGCATTTTATACGATCGCCAGCCATTGACCCGTTACTTCTTTTATTGCCCACTGGCCACGATCGCTGGCGCGGTGCGATCGTTTCTTGACCAAGAACTCGATGGCGAAGATGCCTTGCAAATGTGTCTACCTATACGATATAGGATATCTCAAAATGATCCACCAGCATCATCTATAAATGGAATAATTCTTGTGCCATCTTCtgcagattttatttttaaatcaaaaagcgCATACCAAGAGGTTGCCCACCTAAAAAATGACCCCTTGATCGCAATTGAGTCAAGGTTGCCCCGAAAGATCACCAAATACCATGAGACTCCCTCGCGATCGTGATCACCGATTTATGGGTTAATTGGATATCTTTTTCCAATGATCACCGTTTGTGATAATTGCCAAGATTTGCACtgcaaattttcacatcaGTTGTGATCTTTTCGATGCGGGTACGATCGAGATGAATGACCTCACAAGAGATGGGCTTCTTCGTCTTCAAAATACCTCAAATTGAGGGTAACAGAGATATCGGTGCATCGTgcctcttgtttttttttttttttgggaaataccAGTAATTTCATAAAGACACACATTGATGGGagataatataaaaaagaatatgtcgcataaatgagcttttttttctgaaattgcGAAAcatattttgggaatttatgCTGGAAAGATGAAATTCAAAGTAGCATAAAGTAACCCATCGTATCACCAggtttgctgatttttttaacatctttCTTTTATGCCTTATTTGGATAACAGCGAATATTTGAAGCCATACCTGAACCCCCGGGCAAGTGTTTGCTTTTAGCTcttacaatttattgaaattttcgcgATGTCTGGGTTCAAAATTACCaagaaaactcaatttttgatcaaaaatcttgaaatttcgcgTAAGAAGTTTTGAGTCTCTTCCTATagaataattagttggtgttttatattttaatttttaacagttTTTTAGATTATAGGGTAAATCTGGACAAATGGAGGGAACATGGGTTGATGATTAAGGGGTAAATATGACCTAAAGTGACTCAAGATCGCAAGATTTGCAATCTTCATATGGAAATATCCCAAGAATGCAAGGAATGTCGTAAAAAAACGAGAGATTGCAAGAACTTTAGAGCTTGCATTTTTGCGATCTTTTCTGTGTTCGTGCGATATGTCCAGATAAAGATTGCAAATCTTGCGATATTGGTCCTTGGATATGTATAAAGTGCGATGAACAAAGATCATAAAATATGCGATCTTTATTGCAAGAACGTAAGAGAGATTGCAAAATTGTAAGGAAGATCGCAGGAACTAAAGCGTGATCGCAGCAATTGCGCCATGATCGCAATAGCTATTCACCTTCTGatctaaaacattttgaatattttttgtggttgttttttaaaggaaattgaaaAGCCTGATGGGATTCGATGAGTGATGCCACAAGAATTCTCATCCATCGCTATCACGAATGTCTGTCCGTGGACAAAATAATAGCGGTCAATGGACCTGTGCCATATAAGAGCCTCGAAAAAACGATATGCGCGCGGAGAAAATGCCTCATATCGCGCTTCATTTGTGTGAAGATGGTCAGGAATTTTGAAATGTTCGATAAATTCTCATGGCTATTTTTAGAGGAGCTTTGTTCATTATATGTCTAcctctcaagaaaaaaaagtctaatgcaacttttttcttcttctttctgtTTCTCCAGGGCAATTTATTGCGATGCTCCGCATCCGTTATCAGTGGCTTTCAtcatttgagaataaaatattctttaggaaaaacacatttttgtaTGCTCtcgaatgaaattattttgcataattacATTGCCAAtatagaattaataaaaatttaaattaagttgatccacccaaaaaaagcacgatagatttttttaacaagtaAAAGAACtgcaaaatattcataaatggCAACTGTGCAAAAAAAGCGAGCGAAAAAGAATGTAGAAATTGTccaaaaaaagccaaaaagataagattaatttcttcttcggTATATTTTcgcattaataaaatatcctcCTCGAAAATATATATGCTAATTGACGTGCCTGAGTATAAAAGCTCCAAATGACATCGCAGAATTGCAAGaagtctctctttctctttggGCACCTCCTAACGGTCTCTTGGTCTCGTGGGGCCAGCAAGACGGCAAAAAAGTCTCCCagaaaaaaagacgaagaTCTAAAACATCCCGTGGAGCCACGAGAACAGAGTCTTTGTGATTTTGTTTATAGTGGaggtgctttttttttgctttgcttCCTCATTCTAACGCTTCTTGGACCGTCCGCCATCAATCTTGTGTCCAATAATTGGGTTATTGACGCTCCTCAtgttcaagaaaaatttccaagaagGACAGCGGAGTATTCAGCAAGAgatgggagatttttttatgatttcagAAATACACATTGTTGTATtttgcataagaaaaaaaaatgaaagattctCCTTTCACTTCAATCAAAACATATTGGGTCGTAAATACACTAAAAGCTAAAAGCACAATatgttttgaagaattttattgttttttttataatataaagAAAGTTAGAATCTTAAAGAATTAACACtcctgttttattttattaaaaaactaattattatAGGAACTAATTCAAATCAAAATCTTTCATAAATCGGTTTAACCCAGTTATTTCTCCTATAATTTGGATTTCAAAAATCGTTATCtccacataaaataaatatcaaaaacatgtaatttgaaaaatttatcgtTGTAATCAATGTGACGgttatttgtaaatttttcaatcaaaatttatgctaaaagcacaacttttaaaaaattcagctCAAAGCCAATCTcactatgtacgtacatagcaTTGGGTATAGATTGTGTACAAGAAGAAATAAGCATCGAGTCTCGACACAACCCCAATTGCCCTGCAATTTGCGCGATGCAGAGCCGGTCTGGTGCGTGGCTCTTGAGATGCATTTGTTCT is part of the Lutzomyia longipalpis isolate SR_M1_2022 chromosome 3, ASM2433408v1 genome and harbors:
- the LOC129792595 gene encoding cell surface glycoprotein 1, coding for MMRVLGVVALLALSGVVNGATIFRNAREVDAGVEQVIREEDVKPVILDDAPKIVEVIAEAPRKEEIPVVLEEGAKEIIAEEILPSEEMLVKSEVVPAIVAEIIREPAVAVEEIEVVNSVKSIPLEEPQRPEMPMEEEMREPAPEMPMEEEMREPAPEMPKEEIPLEMPREEIIIEMPKEEIPIEMPKEELREPEREMPKEEMKEPEPEMPKEELKEPEPEMPKEELRELESEMPKEELKESEPEMPLEEAPKPEAMPEEKPMEMPKEEEKLEKIPERFEEKPMEIKEQMRDDRRPDDIAENELKPQEMEMPKNMEEKLPEKMEESRPEMMMEEEKMEEKPLENMEEKPEERPQEEPEQKPEQLPIEEPKEMGREEPIREEKADEKEEEKLEEKPEEKPEEKLEEKPAEEKAEEPKEMGRDEPIREEPEMKPEEPKENPQPEEQPQEKPAETPEEKPQENPAEPEESPRQNEIPADADKPTPSTQRPGFIQSFQSSFENLINNNPIAQAIRGPGNQAQRPQDAVDDGTPSTQRPNLIEQFQNFINPNRPAAASQPQSDDAPAQQGNQNPIGAAFANVITAVQRPFQGITNFISGNQQAQAPEKVLKDNTNEDQPQPADEAKPAEELKPAEEEKPAEESQPAEEKQPAQESQPAEEAKPAEDLTQSPEAPENP